In Leguminivora glycinivorella isolate SPB_JAAS2020 chromosome 11, LegGlyc_1.1, whole genome shotgun sequence, a single window of DNA contains:
- the LOC125231408 gene encoding vesicle transport through interaction with t-SNAREs homolog 1A, which translates to MATLIQSYEQQYSVLTADITSKIGRLKLGHEDNRDQLTREIQANFEEANDLLEQLELESRGSAGSRVAAYRAELQRVRDEYRSVTNNAGGYTDAEENFDDWTSNDQRQKLLDNTERLERTGKTLTEGYRVVLETEQIGAAVLQDLSLQRETIERSRGRLRETDEQLNRSSRLMNSMIMRALQDRFVLVMVFLVLGVLLCISLYFYVT; encoded by the exons ATGGCTACGTTAATTCAGTCTTATGAGCAACAGTACTCAGTGCTAACTGCAGACATAACATCCAAAATCGGACGACTGAAGTTAGGCCACGAAG ATAATCGCGATCAGTTGACACGAGAAATTCAAGCCAATTTCGAGGAAGCTAATGATCTT CTTGAGCAGTTGGAGTTGGAGTCTCGTGGTAGCGCCGGGTCGCGTGTCGCCGCATATCGGGCAGAGCTGCAGCGCGTACGCGATGAGTACCGCTCAGTCACCAACAATGCTGGAGGAT ACACCGATGCAGAAGAGAACTTTGACGACTGGACGTCAAACGACCAGCGACAGAAGCTTCTAGACAATACAGAGAGGCTAGAAAGGACAGGCAAGACTCTCACTGAAGGCTACAGGGTGGTCTTAGAAACGGAGCAGATTGGGGCCGCTGTGCTGCAGGATTTGAGTTTGCAGAGGGAGACTATAGAAAGATCTAGAGGAAGG CTCCGTGAAACCGACGAGCAACTAAACCGCTCCTCCCGCCTGATGAACTCTATGATCATGAGGGCGCTGCAAGACCGCTTCGTTCTCGTCATGGTGTTCCTCGTACTCGGCGTGCTCTTGTGTATCAGCCTTTACTTCTACGTTACGTAA